A section of the Bacteroidota bacterium genome encodes:
- a CDS encoding tetratricopeptide repeat protein, producing MHKYILLLIFTGNVILMAGQDLSRVDSLKNAVILVGNGPEKVDLLLELADMIKSASPEDAFQYTSNALQLSEAISYEDGALQAMIALSRIYDSKTELTRSIEYASKAREIAGRLDRQDYYAGSLLILVNGYRQLGAYAKSSELAFEALKIYEQTNDHVGQSNALYQIGGLYFQQHEYKKANDYNLKSLESAERASYQYGMARALASLGVTYGATGELDQAIHLLKRSNEMYIQTGNFPEMVSNFNNITQGFREKNQPDSALRYIRLAQEANKKLGSNRNSAYIYFHLGHYYASVGDEEKFLQYIRKAYDVGKKTDILTIQLEAAEILRNIYNNCNLDSAYKYLDLLYVLSDSLNSQDLITRLARQEFLYELEKEEQERIFRAKRKDLTNIVLILGLISGFIFILLILLRYRILVKYSRLRQQYLTDELDFKNRELTTHLVTLMRRNEMIEDIREKLLKMKKNAVREETRTTLTNIVKELRDITQARVWEEFEKRFKEVHSAFYENLNRVFPDLTPNEQRLCAFLKLNMSTKEISSISGQSSRAIEMARFRLRKKMGIVNNRDVNLITFISRI from the coding sequence ATGCACAAATACATTCTTTTATTGATCTTTACCGGGAATGTCATATTAATGGCGGGTCAGGATCTGTCACGGGTTGATTCTTTAAAAAATGCGGTTATTTTGGTTGGCAATGGCCCTGAAAAGGTTGATTTGCTGCTGGAACTTGCAGACATGATAAAGTCTGCTTCTCCTGAAGATGCTTTCCAATATACTTCCAATGCACTTCAACTGTCGGAAGCTATTTCTTATGAGGATGGTGCTTTGCAGGCGATGATTGCGCTTTCCCGGATTTACGATAGCAAGACCGAGCTTACTCGTTCTATTGAATATGCAAGCAAAGCGAGGGAAATTGCAGGCAGGTTGGACAGGCAGGATTACTATGCCGGGTCATTGCTCATTCTTGTTAATGGTTACCGACAACTGGGGGCATATGCAAAGAGTTCAGAACTTGCGTTTGAAGCCTTGAAGATATATGAACAAACCAATGATCATGTCGGTCAGAGTAATGCTTTATATCAGATCGGTGGACTGTATTTCCAGCAGCACGAGTATAAAAAGGCCAATGATTATAATTTAAAGTCACTGGAGTCTGCAGAAAGGGCAAGTTATCAATATGGAATGGCCAGGGCTTTGGCAAGTTTGGGGGTGACCTATGGTGCAACCGGCGAGCTTGATCAAGCCATTCATCTTTTGAAGCGATCTAACGAAATGTATATTCAAACCGGCAATTTCCCTGAAATGGTTTCCAATTTTAACAATATTACACAGGGTTTCCGGGAAAAAAACCAGCCCGATTCAGCTCTCCGGTATATCCGGTTAGCCCAGGAAGCCAATAAAAAACTGGGCTCAAACAGGAATTCTGCATATATATATTTTCACCTGGGGCATTATTACGCATCGGTGGGAGATGAAGAAAAATTTTTGCAATATATCCGAAAAGCATACGATGTTGGAAAAAAAACAGATATACTGACGATTCAACTGGAAGCGGCCGAAATACTCCGTAATATTTATAATAATTGTAACCTGGATTCTGCTTACAAATACCTCGATTTGTTGTATGTATTGAGTGACAGCCTCAATAGCCAGGATCTGATTACTCGCCTGGCCCGGCAGGAATTTTTATATGAACTGGAAAAAGAAGAACAGGAAAGGATTTTTAGGGCCAAACGCAAAGATCTCACCAACATAGTCCTGATCCTTGGACTTATTTCAGGGTTTATTTTTATATTATTGATTTTGCTCCGCTATCGCATACTTGTCAAATACTCCAGGCTCAGGCAGCAATATTTAACAGATGAACTTGATTTCAAAAACCGCGAATTAACCACCCACCTTGTTACCCTTATGCGCAGAAATGAAATGATTGAAGATATCCGGGAAAAGCTGTTAAAGATGAAGAAGAATGCCGTTAGAGAAGAGACCAGGACAACCTTGACCAATATTGTCAAGGAACTCAGGGATATTACTCAGGCCAGGGTATGGGAGGAATTTGAAAAACGATTTAAAGAGGTTCATAGCGCATTTTACGAAAACCTTAACCGTGTATTTCCGGATCTTACCCCTAATGAGCAAAGGCTTTGTGCTTTTCTTAAACTGAATATGTCAACTAAGGAAATATCTTCAATTTCAGGGCAAAGCAGCCGTGCTATCGAAATGGCGCGCTTCCGCCTGCGGAAAAAAATGGGGATAGTGAATAACCGCGATGTGAATCTGATAACCTTTATTTCCAGAATTTAA
- the tmk gene encoding dTMP kinase produces the protein MQKGLFIAFEGIDGCGKSTQLKLLCDALEKKGHKVYPTCEPTGSPIGSLIRDIFGHRMEADHRVIAGLFVADRLHHILNKTDGLLKKLEEGYTVVCDRYYLSSYAYQGVHMPLDWVIEANSLSAALLKPDLHIFLDISPEISMDRIQNGRNSVELYETRENLQKVRDMYFKAMSRLEDKEVFFVTNGNRNQDDIARDIWSEVLFHLTQIQ, from the coding sequence ATGCAGAAAGGTTTATTTATTGCGTTTGAAGGTATTGACGGCTGCGGGAAAAGTACCCAGCTAAAGCTGCTTTGCGATGCCCTGGAGAAAAAAGGCCATAAAGTGTATCCTACCTGTGAGCCCACAGGAAGTCCTATAGGTTCATTGATCCGGGATATTTTCGGACACCGCATGGAGGCCGATCACAGGGTGATTGCAGGATTGTTCGTGGCCGACCGCCTCCATCATATCCTCAATAAAACCGATGGCCTCCTGAAAAAGCTAGAGGAAGGCTATACCGTAGTCTGTGATCGATACTACTTGTCTTCTTACGCTTATCAGGGAGTACATATGCCTCTTGACTGGGTCATTGAAGCCAATTCCCTGAGTGCTGCTTTGCTAAAGCCTGACCTTCACATCTTTTTAGATATATCTCCGGAGATCAGTATGGACAGAATTCAAAACGGCCGAAACAGTGTGGAGCTTTATGAAACCAGGGAAAATCTGCAAAAGGTACGGGATATGTACTTTAAAGCAATGAGCCGGCTGGAAGATAAAGAAGTGTTTTTTGTTACCAACGGAAACAGAAACCAGGATGACATTGCCCGCGACATATGGAGTGAAGTGTTATTTCACCTTACCCAAATCCAATAG
- a CDS encoding response regulator, with protein MRFEKINSKALRIGLIYLVIGLLYILFSDRIVNEISQDADYILRIQTYKGFVFIVITSVIIYLLVYQELLKQRKAKNELLEQNARYEALNEQLRQINTEVVLAKEKAEESDKLKTAFLQNLSHEIRTPLNAITGFTELLMDDNMPMDKRKRFAEIIMKSSQQLLSIVSDVITMSSIETGQVRLNISNVNLNHIISGLSEVFSEQAAGKRIRLIAKKGLNDHDAMVSTDGGKITHILSSLISNALKFTIEGYVEFGYMKKENELEFFVRDSGIGIDKDMFDKIFEYFRQVDISSTRTYGGTGLGLSIARGLVGILSGKMQIESEPGKGSAFWFSVPYNPVEVSSHSHTEKFLTGKNFTLLVVEDEYFNSLLFDEMLANTGIKVVHAGDGREAVEVCRNDSSIDIVLMDIKLPIMDGYTAAGIIRKERPGLPIIAQTAYALESEIKKFQGVFDGYITKPIHEPELNELLSIHMNLH; from the coding sequence ATGCGTTTCGAAAAAATCAACTCAAAGGCATTACGCATAGGGCTAATATACCTTGTGATCGGCTTATTATACATCCTGTTTTCCGATCGTATTGTAAATGAGATTTCCCAGGATGCCGATTATATTCTCAGGATACAGACCTATAAAGGCTTTGTCTTTATCGTTATTACCAGTGTAATTATATATTTGCTTGTTTACCAGGAACTTCTAAAACAAAGAAAAGCCAAAAATGAGCTCCTGGAACAAAATGCCCGATATGAGGCATTGAATGAACAACTGCGACAGATAAATACTGAGGTTGTTCTGGCAAAAGAGAAAGCTGAAGAAAGCGACAAGCTGAAAACTGCTTTCCTGCAAAACCTGTCGCACGAGATCCGTACTCCGCTGAATGCCATTACCGGTTTCACTGAGCTTTTAATGGACGATAATATGCCAATGGACAAAAGGAAACGGTTTGCAGAGATCATTATGAAAAGCAGCCAGCAATTATTGTCCATTGTTAGCGATGTAATTACCATGTCTTCTATTGAAACAGGGCAGGTGCGATTAAATATATCCAATGTAAATTTAAACCACATTATTTCAGGTCTTTCTGAAGTTTTTTCGGAGCAAGCTGCCGGTAAAAGGATTCGGTTAATTGCTAAAAAGGGTTTAAACGATCACGATGCTATGGTCAGCACCGATGGGGGTAAGATTACTCACATTCTAAGTAGTTTGATCTCCAATGCTCTGAAATTCACCATAGAGGGTTATGTGGAATTTGGCTATATGAAAAAGGAAAATGAGCTGGAGTTCTTTGTCCGCGATAGCGGAATAGGCATTGATAAAGACATGTTTGATAAGATATTTGAATATTTCCGCCAGGTAGATATTTCAAGCACCCGTACGTATGGGGGAACCGGGTTGGGGCTTTCCATTGCAAGGGGATTAGTTGGCATATTGAGCGGTAAAATGCAAATTGAATCGGAACCTGGAAAAGGATCCGCTTTCTGGTTTTCTGTTCCGTATAATCCAGTTGAGGTTTCATCACACTCCCACACAGAAAAGTTTCTTACCGGTAAAAATTTCACACTTCTTGTAGTCGAAGATGAATATTTTAATAGTTTATTGTTTGATGAAATGCTTGCGAATACAGGTATAAAGGTAGTTCATGCGGGAGACGGAAGGGAGGCCGTGGAGGTATGCAGAAACGACTCATCCATTGATATTGTCCTGATGGATATAAAACTACCCATCATGGATGGTTATACTGCCGCAGGTATCATCCGCAAAGAAAGACCAGGCCTCCCGATAATTGCCCAGACTGCCTACGCTCTGGAAAGCGAAATCAAAAAGTTTCAGGGTGTGTTCGATGGCTATATTACCAAACCTATTCATGAACCTGAACTAAATGAACTTTTAAGCATTCATATGAACCTCCATTAG
- a CDS encoding T9SS type A sorting domain-containing protein has protein sequence MKSFLKCLTLLISAMLCINFLFSQSIEERIIGIAHEVYFKIESEDFFREFTISYPQDDAVFISEDEDLTIHIDFRLLLKNMSNSPEVLPSPYEPGMPVEVDFPVDAAWSPDGNSFAFINKHSNNLVVYDAATLEVLATIPTGREPICLRMTSDKAYVCCHKDQEVWVISLDDYNLENIISVDGTPCQVEITADGKTAYIACDKDFDGKVIAWDLNSNQLIYEISEPLIYHWLMAGPSGRKMYGFTKFHLDPDGEKFVSGYAGIGWPVIFNAKTGSIEKVFKGIYLMGCNYSPTGDTLYMFSTPEENKMIMYRINMSDYSVIDSILTNTTMYSIPLFSDIIISRNGERAITAGDGCCIFDFASHTLQRPNVPVSALLNILQSRDREYAIIPAERFIWFIHMASGQVYTSQYSGVLTENPAITSPLEDKIVAGNLPDYNLMGQGNEMLYCLDFNDVTNVTCCGSVLCGAAPEADVPSSTVMTPDGSKIITANMLSFNITVFDVEMKEVDTIIQLSKVSGILPLPNNQQMIAYGANASVIHLISLERYETVDVLGTGNIDEALLSSDGRKAYLIEYSGGFANILKVGLEGDTMDILDQASIPATRGVFYQFFGEVSIYTKVALSPDDKYLLIGYNHPSLGSVLNIVDAQTLGMLTQVPIPYYGIFDIVFSGDNKRVVLLGFESETAIIFLDGINSFVENEFSIENYSFSGEFNSYDGMFYVLNSGNYLYKVDPLTGEIVDVINHGEPLTWKVRLDKDGNPLILSSFNMLYEGEAYPMPGITADLLYNESADIFVSSVPGPDWICVFDPLEVGLRQYPLSETRNDIVVYPNPSSGFVNIRSLHPIKNIRIIDMMGSEVWNGNTDGYEIAMNIGSLTAGIYRISVLTEQGYSNGEIIIK, from the coding sequence ATGAAGTCATTCTTAAAATGTCTGACATTGTTGATCTCAGCAATGTTATGCATTAATTTTCTGTTTTCCCAGAGTATCGAGGAAAGAATCATCGGGATAGCTCACGAAGTTTATTTTAAAATAGAAAGTGAGGATTTTTTTCGTGAATTTACTATTTCATATCCCCAGGATGACGCTGTTTTCATAAGTGAAGATGAAGATCTTACGATCCACATCGACTTCAGGCTGCTATTGAAAAATATGTCTAATAGCCCGGAAGTGTTGCCCTCTCCTTACGAACCCGGTATGCCGGTGGAAGTCGATTTTCCTGTTGATGCAGCCTGGTCGCCCGATGGAAATAGTTTTGCATTTATTAACAAACATAGTAACAACCTTGTGGTTTATGATGCAGCTACTTTGGAGGTTCTTGCGACCATTCCCACAGGAAGGGAGCCAATATGCCTGAGGATGACCTCGGATAAAGCATATGTGTGTTGTCATAAAGATCAGGAAGTATGGGTGATCTCCCTGGATGACTACAATCTGGAAAATATAATTTCTGTTGACGGAACTCCATGCCAGGTTGAAATCACGGCAGACGGGAAGACTGCCTATATAGCTTGCGATAAAGATTTCGATGGCAAAGTCATTGCATGGGACCTGAATTCCAATCAGCTTATTTACGAAATAAGCGAACCATTGATATACCACTGGTTAATGGCAGGGCCGTCAGGCAGGAAAATGTATGGGTTTACAAAATTTCACCTAGATCCCGATGGAGAGAAATTTGTTTCCGGTTATGCAGGCATAGGATGGCCTGTCATTTTTAATGCCAAAACGGGAAGCATTGAAAAAGTATTCAAAGGCATCTATCTGATGGGATGTAATTATTCTCCCACGGGCGATACCTTGTATATGTTTTCAACTCCGGAAGAAAATAAGATGATAATGTATCGCATCAATATGTCGGATTACAGTGTAATTGACTCCATACTTACGAATACAACCATGTACAGTATACCGCTTTTCTCTGATATTATAATCAGCCGAAACGGGGAGCGGGCTATTACTGCGGGTGACGGCTGTTGCATTTTTGACTTTGCTTCCCACACCTTACAACGTCCCAATGTGCCGGTTTCTGCATTATTGAATATTTTACAATCTAGAGATCGTGAATATGCAATTATTCCGGCGGAAAGATTTATATGGTTTATTCACATGGCAAGCGGGCAAGTATATACCAGTCAATATTCCGGAGTATTAACGGAAAACCCCGCGATTACAAGTCCGCTAGAAGACAAGATTGTTGCCGGAAATCTTCCGGATTATAATCTTATGGGCCAGGGGAATGAAATGCTATACTGTTTGGATTTCAATGATGTTACTAATGTAACTTGTTGTGGTTCTGTTTTATGCGGGGCAGCCCCCGAAGCAGATGTCCCATCATCTACGGTAATGACACCGGATGGAAGCAAGATTATTACCGCTAACATGCTTTCATTTAATATTACGGTCTTCGATGTGGAAATGAAAGAAGTAGATACCATCATTCAACTTTCAAAAGTGTCGGGGATACTCCCTTTACCAAATAACCAACAGATGATCGCATACGGGGCAAATGCCTCCGTTATTCATCTGATTTCCCTGGAAAGATATGAAACTGTTGACGTTCTTGGAACCGGCAACATTGATGAGGCATTATTATCATCCGATGGTCGTAAGGCTTATCTTATCGAATATTCCGGTGGATTTGCCAATATCTTAAAGGTCGGGTTAGAAGGAGATACCATGGACATACTGGATCAGGCATCGATTCCTGCCACCAGGGGAGTCTTTTATCAGTTTTTTGGGGAAGTATCTATTTATACAAAGGTTGCTCTAAGCCCCGACGATAAATACCTTTTGATAGGTTACAACCACCCATCACTGGGTAGTGTACTGAATATTGTAGATGCCCAAACCCTCGGAATGTTGACACAGGTTCCTATTCCTTATTATGGCATCTTTGATATTGTTTTCAGCGGAGATAATAAAAGAGTAGTCCTCCTTGGTTTTGAATCCGAAACGGCCATCATTTTCCTGGATGGTATTAATTCGTTTGTGGAGAACGAATTCAGCATTGAAAACTACAGTTTCTCGGGAGAATTCAATAGCTATGACGGAATGTTTTATGTCCTGAACTCCGGTAATTATCTTTATAAAGTGGATCCATTGACCGGAGAAATAGTGGATGTCATAAATCATGGAGAACCTCTGACCTGGAAGGTGAGGCTTGACAAAGATGGCAATCCCTTGATCTTGTCATCCTTCAATATGCTTTATGAAGGTGAAGCATATCCCATGCCCGGAATAACAGCGGATTTGCTATACAATGAATCCGCTGATATATTTGTGAGTTCGGTTCCCGGCCCTGATTGGATCTGCGTGTTTGATCCTTTGGAGGTTGGCCTCCGCCAATATCCCTTGTCGGAAACCCGTAACGATATTGTAGTTTATCCTAATCCGTCAAGCGGATTTGTAAACATCCGGTCTCTTCATCCAATCAAAAACATTAGAATCATTGATATGATGGGTAGTGAAGTTTGGAACGGGAACACAGATGGCTATGAAATTGCTATGAATATCGGGAGTCTTACTGCGGGTATTTACAGGATAAGCGTTTTGACCGAACAGGGATATAGCAACGGGGAAATCATTATAAAATAA
- a CDS encoding DUF3124 domain-containing protein, translating to MKFLSILLIGTFLLVSCVDRNEISSINPENWEKRITDIPLEDTLLKGSSYLSVYSQIYGMTEHRTHDLTVTISMRNTNLRDTVYINKASYYNTEGKLIRTYFDRSVFLLPMETVEIIIDETDREGGTGANFVFDWAILPGSNEPYFEAVMISTANQQGLSFSTKGIKIK from the coding sequence ATGAAGTTCCTTTCTATTCTTTTAATTGGAACCTTTCTTCTGGTTTCCTGCGTGGATCGAAATGAAATCAGTTCTATCAATCCCGAAAACTGGGAAAAAAGGATAACGGACATACCTTTGGAAGATACCCTTTTAAAAGGCAGTTCTTATTTATCGGTTTACTCCCAGATATATGGCATGACGGAGCACAGAACCCATGATCTGACGGTTACGATTAGCATGAGAAATACAAATCTCAGGGATACGGTGTACATCAACAAGGCATCGTATTACAATACTGAAGGGAAATTGATCCGTACCTATTTCGATCGTTCTGTTTTTCTGCTACCCATGGAAACAGTGGAAATAATTATTGACGAAACCGACAGGGAAGGCGGTACGGGTGCCAATTTTGTCTTCGATTGGGCAATATTACCTGGTTCCAATGAGCCTTATTTCGAAGCGGTTATGATCTCAACTGCTAACCAGCAGGGGTTATCGTTTAGCACGAAAGGAATTAAAATCAAATAA